From the genome of Spodoptera frugiperda isolate SF20-4 chromosome 23, AGI-APGP_CSIRO_Sfru_2.0, whole genome shotgun sequence, one region includes:
- the LOC118267162 gene encoding uncharacterized protein F54F2.9, translated as MRWTVFVLFSLIWAVKAWDDGDLEVFDVVEEVNQNFYELLGVGQDASPSEIKSAFKKLTLKLHPDKNDAPDADVQFRNLVSVHNILKDPGKREKYNEVLKNGLPNWRSAIYYYRHVRKMGLAEGSIILFIIITFVQYAVGWAAYAEKRFTAEQILKSRGKKHSKKSGFDQGLSEILDQLPKPSIKDTLPFQIPRWVVTSILAIPRGIIELRRQMKEKEEEAKRQKKREEEEKARAEREAVIAAELKAAGVRKRRKFVPPARDGDCLLDPADEPEGGPVVVPVRQPTAPVITGGLWTDDDLAELVRLVKKYPGGSAERWERIAETMCRSVPEVTHMAAKLKENCYKIPGQEPEQPVVVEPPKKVKTRKAEETSGGNWSQTQQKALEAALAKYPKGGAGDRWQKISNAVPGKTKEECMQRCKYLSDMVRKQKQKEEEEAQQNAEGDVTEEQQES; from the exons ATGCGGTGGactgtgtttgttttgttttctttgatttGGGCCGTGAAGGCGTGGGACGACGGTGATTTAGAAGTGTTTGACGTGGTCGAAGAAGTTAATCAAAACTTTTATGAATTACTGGGTGTGGGACAG GATGCGTCGCCGTCAGAAATCAAGTCTGCGTTTAAGAAGCTCACATTGAAGCTTCATCCAGACAAGAATGATGCCCCGGATGCTGATGTGCAGTTCAGGAATCTGGTCTCCGTGCACAACATACTCAAAGATCCAGGAAAACGAGAAAA ATACAATGAGGTGCTCAAAAATGGTCTTCCAAACTGGCGATCAGCCATCTACTACTACCGTCACGTGAGGAAGATGGGCCTGGCCGAGGGCTCCATCATcctgttcatcatcatcacatttGTGCAATATGCTGTCGGATGGGCTGCATATGCTGAGAAGAGGTTTACGgca GAACAAATACTAAAAAGCAGGGGCAAAAAGCACTCAAAGAAATCAGGGTTTGACCAGGGATTGTCGGAAATCCTAGATCAGCTTCCGAAACCTAGTATTAAAGACACATTGCCCTTCCAAATCCCGCGGTGGGTGGTCACGTCCATACTGGCCATACCACGAGGGATTATAGAACTTAGAAGACAAATGAAAGAGAAAGAAGAAGAAGCCAAGAGACAGAAAAAGAG AGAAGAAGAAGAGAAGGCTAGAGCGGAGCGGGAAGCGGTGATAGCAGCCGAGTTGAAGGCGGCCGGCGTGCGCAAGCGCCGCAAGTTTGTCCCGCCGGCCAGGGACGGGGACTGTCTGCTCGACCCGGCGGACGAACCTGAGGGAGGACCTGTAGTCGTGCCTGTTAGACAG CCGACAGCCCCGGTGATAACGGGAGGTCTATGGACAGACGACGACCTGGCGGAACTGGTGCGGCTGGTAAAGAAGTACCCAGGAGGATCAGCAGAGAGGTGGGAGCGCATAGCAGAGACCATGTGTCGCAGTGTGCCCGAAGTCACGCACATGGCGGCCAAGCTCAAGGAGAACTGCTACAAGATACCCGGGCAGGAGCCGGAGCAACCAGTCGTCGTGGAGCCTCCTAAGAAG GTGAAAACGCGCAAAGCGGAGGAGACGTCGGGCGGCAACTGGTCGCAGACGCAGCAGAAGGCGCTGGAGGCTGCGCTCGCCAAGTACCCCAAGGGGGGCGCCGGGGACCGCTGGCAGAAGATCTCTAACGCAGTGCCCGGGAAGACCAAA GAGGAATGCATGCAAAGGTGCAAGTATCTATCAGACATGGTAAGGAAACAGAAgcagaaagaagaagaagaagcacAACAGAACGCAGAAGGTGACGTCACAGAAGAACAACAAGAGTCATAG